Proteins encoded by one window of Terriglobia bacterium:
- the queG gene encoding tRNA epoxyqueuosine(34) reductase QueG: MSRYAWGRDYHLTVKQKLSELETFVSSLLPRASFLSYVDTGPVLDKWWAERAGIGWIGKNANLITTEIGSWIFVGEILSTHSFEESAYDPPFQHPAIGPSRVGRRAEPRSDSARQQRSQADSTKKTFCGTCTRCLEACPTRAIVAPFVVDSRRCISYLTIELRGPIPREFRRLVGNRIFGCDDCQEVCPWNRFAVPTADPHFRPAAGNLTPRLAELLTLTQEEFNRRFKESPIQRARYAGFLRNVAVALGNSHSAEAVPVLARALSHPEPLVRQHAVWALSEIGTVEGIEAVRVQQQREDDPDVIEEIVWALKRSGESPEATP; the protein is encoded by the coding sequence ATTTCGCGCTATGCGTGGGGGCGAGACTACCACCTCACTGTAAAACAGAAGCTGAGCGAACTTGAAACGTTTGTCTCGTCCCTTCTCCCCCGTGCCTCATTTCTGTCCTATGTAGACACCGGTCCAGTACTCGACAAATGGTGGGCCGAGCGCGCCGGGATCGGATGGATCGGCAAGAACGCAAATTTGATCACCACGGAGATCGGCTCCTGGATTTTTGTGGGAGAGATACTCTCGACGCACTCGTTTGAGGAGAGCGCTTACGATCCGCCGTTCCAACACCCAGCCATCGGTCCCTCCAGGGTGGGCAGAAGGGCAGAACCCAGATCAGACTCTGCCCGGCAGCAGCGGTCTCAGGCAGACAGCACCAAGAAAACCTTCTGTGGGACCTGCACACGGTGTCTGGAAGCCTGTCCAACACGCGCCATTGTCGCCCCCTTCGTGGTTGATTCCCGAAGGTGTATTTCTTACCTGACCATCGAACTGCGGGGCCCCATTCCCCGCGAGTTTCGTCGTCTCGTCGGTAACCGCATCTTCGGTTGTGACGACTGCCAGGAAGTGTGCCCTTGGAACCGGTTCGCCGTGCCGACTGCGGATCCGCACTTCCGACCCGCCGCCGGCAATCTCACCCCGCGGCTGGCAGAGCTCTTGACCCTGACCCAGGAAGAATTCAACCGCCGTTTCAAAGAGAGCCCCATCCAGCGTGCCCGATATGCAGGCTTCCTGCGCAATGTCGCCGTCGCCCTTGGAAACAGCCATTCGGCCGAAGCGGTTCCGGTTCTTGCTCGGGCGCTCTCTCATCCAGAGCCCCTGGTCCGGCAACACGCCGTTTGGGCCCTGAGCGAAATCGGCACCGTCGAAGGAATCGAGGCGGTGCGGGTTCAACAACAAAGAGAAGACGACCCGGACGTTATTGAAGAAATCGTGTGGGCCTTGAAGCGCTCGGGAGAGTCTCCAGAGGCCACCCCTTAG
- a CDS encoding cysteine synthase family protein, whose amino-acid sequence MTRVTDLEKPVTQADLLSRIGATPLIRLTRVAGELPSAVEIYGKAEWFNPGGSVKDRPALNMILEGERSGRLKPGKILLDATSGNTGIAYAMICAVKGYRVRLCLPQNASEERKRILKAYGAELVLTSPQEGSDGAIRMARKLFAQSPDLYFYPDQYDNEANWRAHYKTTGNEIWEQTDHRVTHFVAGLGTSGTFVGTSRRLKEFDPAIQCISFQPDSPFHGLEGLKHMATAIVPRIYDRSLADGELQISTEAAYRMVKRAAREEGMFIGISSGAAIVASLEVAKRVSEGVIVTILCDGGDKYLSERFWDEDI is encoded by the coding sequence ATGACGCGAGTGACTGATCTTGAAAAACCGGTGACACAGGCCGACCTGCTCTCGAGAATCGGAGCGACCCCCCTCATCCGCCTGACGCGCGTCGCCGGTGAATTGCCCTCAGCGGTGGAGATCTATGGGAAGGCGGAGTGGTTTAACCCGGGAGGCTCGGTGAAGGATCGCCCCGCCCTGAACATGATCCTCGAAGGGGAGCGGAGCGGGAGACTGAAGCCGGGAAAAATCCTCCTGGATGCGACTTCAGGAAACACCGGGATCGCCTACGCCATGATTTGCGCCGTCAAAGGGTACCGGGTCCGATTGTGCCTGCCGCAGAATGCGAGCGAAGAACGAAAACGGATCCTCAAGGCCTATGGGGCAGAACTGGTTCTGACCAGCCCCCAAGAGGGTTCCGATGGCGCCATCCGGATGGCAAGGAAACTTTTTGCGCAAAGTCCGGATCTATATTTCTATCCGGATCAATACGACAACGAGGCTAATTGGCGGGCGCATTACAAGACCACGGGCAACGAAATCTGGGAACAGACGGACCATCGCGTCACTCACTTTGTCGCGGGGCTCGGAACCAGCGGGACTTTCGTCGGAACCAGCCGTCGTCTGAAGGAGTTCGACCCCGCCATCCAGTGTATCTCGTTCCAACCGGATTCACCCTTTCATGGGCTGGAGGGGTTGAAGCACATGGCCACGGCTATTGTGCCCCGAATTTATGACCGCAGCCTGGCGGATGGGGAGTTGCAGATCTCAACCGAAGCAGCCTATCGTATGGTGAAGCGGGCCGCTCGCGAAGAGGGCATGTTTATCGGGATCTCTTCCGGGGCCGCGATTGTGGCTTCTTTGGAAGTGGCTAAGCGCGTCTCAGAAGGGGTCATCGTGACCATCCTCTGCGATGGCGGTGACAAGTACCTGAGCGAAAGGTTTTGGGACGAGGATATTTGA
- a CDS encoding nuclear transport factor 2 family protein → MTSDNELQVLEVNKRFYGALEALDLSQMSEVWLHEDWVKCVHPGWGLIVGWDNISESWERIFRHTREIRIQLSFVTVRIEGILAWVCCLENITNRFGEGVETAQAFSTNLFMHRDEGWLLIHHHASLTPPSNVQPSKTTIQ, encoded by the coding sequence TTGACAAGCGACAACGAATTACAGGTTCTCGAGGTGAATAAGCGATTTTACGGCGCGCTCGAAGCGCTGGACCTCTCTCAAATGTCCGAAGTCTGGCTGCACGAGGACTGGGTCAAGTGTGTCCACCCCGGCTGGGGCCTGATTGTCGGCTGGGACAACATTTCCGAAAGCTGGGAGCGCATTTTCCGTCACACTCGTGAAATCCGCATTCAACTGAGCTTCGTCACCGTGAGAATTGAGGGTATTCTGGCCTGGGTGTGCTGTCTTGAGAATATAACCAACCGCTTCGGCGAGGGCGTGGAAACCGCTCAAGCCTTTTCCACGAACCTCTTTATGCACCGGGACGAGGGCTGGCTGTTGATTCACCATCACGCCTCACTTACCCCGCCATCGAACGTTCAACCCTCCAAGACAACGATTCAGTGA
- the tatA gene encoding twin-arginine translocase TatA/TatE family subunit: protein MPGKLGLPELLLILLIVILIFGGRKIPEIGKGIGEGIKNFKDAMKKGDESPTEKK from the coding sequence ATGCCAGGAAAGCTGGGTCTGCCGGAATTACTGCTGATTCTCCTCATCGTCATATTGATTTTTGGGGGCAGGAAGATCCCAGAGATCGGCAAAGGGATTGGCGAAGGAATCAAGAATTTCAAGGACGCGATGAAGAAGGGCGATGAGAGCCCGACTGAAAAGAAATAA
- the moeB gene encoding molybdopterin-synthase adenylyltransferase MoeB: MAVKILIPTPLRPYAGKKDSVEVDAPTVSDALRSLTTQYGDLKKHLYTDDGKLRSFINIYVNDDDIRYLQKEATPLNGGETISIIPSIAGGSSAVADAIAESARQMKLSNDEILRYSRHLIIPEVGMEGQLKLKAAKVLTIGAGGLGAPLGMYLAAAGVGTLGIVDFDVVDFTNLQRQVIHSTADVGRPKLLSAKERLQGINPEIKIVGYEIKLSSENALDLFKDYDIIVDGTDNFPTRYLVNDACILLGKPNVYGSIFRFEGQASIFGMPDAPCYRCLYPEPPPPGLVPSCAEGGVLGVLPGIIGCIQANETIKLILGKGDTLAGRLLLFDALKMKFRELKLRQDPECPMCGKNRSIHRLIDYEQFCGIPQQKAKDQEMSAHSDFEIDAPTLKQMIDRNDPVFILDVREPHEFQICRIPNSHLIPLGDLPVRINELDSAHLIVAHCKSGIRSAKACDFLRKSGFAKVKNLKGGILAWSDQVDPTVPKY, encoded by the coding sequence ATGGCAGTAAAGATTCTGATCCCCACCCCCCTTCGCCCGTATGCGGGTAAGAAGGACTCGGTGGAGGTGGACGCTCCGACGGTAAGTGACGCCTTGCGTTCTTTAACAACACAATACGGCGACTTGAAGAAACATTTGTACACCGACGACGGGAAGCTGCGCAGCTTCATCAACATCTATGTGAACGACGATGATATCCGGTACCTTCAAAAAGAGGCGACGCCGCTTAACGGGGGCGAGACAATTTCCATCATCCCGTCGATTGCGGGGGGTTCTTCCGCGGTGGCGGACGCCATCGCCGAGTCTGCCAGGCAGATGAAATTGTCGAACGATGAAATCTTGCGTTACAGCCGGCATTTGATCATTCCCGAGGTCGGAATGGAAGGCCAGCTGAAGCTCAAGGCCGCGAAAGTCCTCACCATCGGCGCCGGGGGCTTGGGAGCCCCATTGGGAATGTACCTGGCGGCCGCCGGGGTCGGGACCCTCGGGATCGTCGACTTTGATGTCGTCGACTTCACTAACCTCCAGCGCCAGGTCATCCATTCGACGGCAGATGTCGGGCGGCCCAAGCTGCTGTCCGCCAAGGAGCGGCTCCAGGGGATAAACCCGGAGATCAAAATCGTGGGGTATGAAATCAAACTCTCCAGCGAAAATGCCCTCGATCTTTTCAAGGATTACGACATCATCGTCGATGGAACCGATAACTTTCCAACACGCTATCTGGTGAATGATGCCTGCATCCTGCTTGGGAAACCCAATGTTTACGGCTCCATTTTCCGTTTCGAGGGTCAGGCGTCCATTTTTGGAATGCCGGATGCGCCCTGCTACCGCTGTTTGTATCCCGAACCGCCTCCGCCGGGACTGGTACCGAGCTGTGCCGAAGGCGGCGTTCTAGGGGTTCTCCCGGGGATCATCGGATGCATTCAAGCCAATGAAACGATCAAGTTGATTCTGGGAAAAGGAGACACTCTTGCCGGGCGACTGCTGTTGTTCGACGCGCTGAAGATGAAGTTCCGCGAGTTGAAGTTGCGCCAGGATCCGGAGTGCCCCATGTGCGGAAAGAATCGCTCCATCCACCGTTTGATCGATTACGAACAATTCTGTGGAATTCCACAACAAAAAGCAAAGGACCAGGAAATGTCTGCACACTCTGACTTTGAAATCGACGCACCCACCCTGAAGCAAATGATCGACCGCAATGACCCGGTGTTCATCCTCGATGTCCGGGAGCCCCATGAATTCCAGATCTGCCGAATCCCCAACTCTCACCTCATACCCCTGGGAGACCTTCCCGTGCGCATCAACGAGCTGGATTCAGCCCATCTGATCGTGGCGCACTGCAAAAGCGGGATAAGGAGCGCCAAGGCGTGTGATTTTCTCCGCAAGTCGGGATTTGCCAAGGTGAAGAATCTCAAGGGAGGCATCCTGGCTTGGAGTGACCAGGTCGATCCAACCGTACCGAAGTATTAA
- a CDS encoding M67 family metallopeptidase — MTLKVKAEQLEGIRQHARETYPNECCGALVGLADGNGDKEVREIVRLPNSFERETAAALGIDEDERGLRNRYVIDPRDLFETEKRARSRSLSIIGFYHSHPDHPAAPSKYDLRVASSGYSYVIVSVDQGQPKEVTCWETDVARERFESERLMEI; from the coding sequence ATGACTCTCAAGGTAAAAGCGGAACAACTCGAGGGCATCAGACAGCATGCTCGTGAGACCTATCCCAATGAGTGTTGTGGCGCCCTGGTAGGGCTCGCTGACGGGAATGGGGACAAGGAAGTGAGAGAAATCGTCCGTCTGCCCAACAGTTTTGAAAGGGAGACCGCTGCGGCCTTGGGTATTGATGAGGATGAGCGGGGACTGCGCAATCGGTATGTGATTGATCCGCGAGACTTGTTCGAAACAGAAAAGCGGGCCCGTTCACGTTCCCTCTCAATCATAGGGTTCTATCATTCCCATCCGGATCACCCCGCCGCTCCCTCGAAGTATGATTTGCGCGTGGCAAGCAGCGGGTACTCCTATGTGATCGTCTCGGTAGACCAGGGTCAGCCGAAAGAGGTCACGTGTTGGGAAACTGATGTCGCGCGAGAAAGATTTGAGTCTGAGAGATTGATGGAGATTTGA
- a CDS encoding EamA family transporter: MRPGKISIYLMYATICFIWGSTWLAIKLGLDGVPPLVGAGFRFAVAGLLFLVLIVSQKLSLRLNGASLRLIAMVGVMNFGLSYGCVYWSELTISSGLASVLFCVFPFFVALLAHYWFDLESLSLKKILGIGFGFAGIVVIYADEIQSSMGSLRGMLAMFVATLASSISLVYLKKYGSELNTLVLNFYSMVLGAVLLLLTSRLLEQGQAIRWSGKNISALLYLAVFGSVVAFTMYFYLLKHLKATQMSFVTFIYPILALLLGSWFLHERLSRNLAVGAAMVLGGIFISNRASPAGAVERVKSGEGDSAGS, translated from the coding sequence ATGCGGCCTGGAAAGATATCTATTTACCTGATGTACGCCACGATCTGTTTCATCTGGGGATCGACCTGGCTGGCGATCAAGCTGGGCCTGGACGGGGTTCCGCCGCTGGTGGGAGCCGGGTTCCGCTTCGCCGTGGCGGGCTTGCTATTCCTGGTTCTGATCGTATCGCAAAAGCTATCCTTGAGATTGAATGGGGCCAGTCTCCGGTTGATCGCGATGGTGGGGGTGATGAATTTCGGCCTCTCTTACGGATGTGTCTACTGGTCGGAACTTACCATTTCCAGCGGACTGGCCTCGGTGCTGTTTTGTGTCTTTCCGTTCTTTGTGGCCCTGCTCGCCCATTACTGGTTTGACTTGGAATCATTGAGCTTGAAAAAGATTCTAGGGATTGGGTTCGGGTTTGCCGGAATTGTCGTCATCTATGCCGACGAGATCCAGTCTTCCATGGGTTCTCTTCGGGGGATGCTCGCCATGTTCGTGGCCACCCTGGCCTCCAGTATTTCCCTGGTCTATCTTAAGAAATACGGGTCGGAGTTAAACACCCTCGTCTTGAATTTCTATTCCATGGTTCTGGGAGCAGTTCTCCTGCTCCTGACGTCCCGCCTGTTGGAGCAGGGGCAGGCGATTCGCTGGTCCGGAAAGAATATTTCCGCCCTCCTTTATCTCGCGGTCTTTGGTTCCGTGGTGGCGTTTACGATGTATTTTTACTTGCTGAAACATTTGAAGGCAACCCAGATGTCTTTCGTGACCTTTATTTATCCCATCCTGGCTTTGCTGCTCGGCTCGTGGTTTCTTCATGAACGGTTGTCGAGGAATCTGGCGGTGGGGGCGGCGATGGTCCTTGGGGGAATTTTCATTTCAAATCGAGCCAGCCCGGCGGGAGCTGTGGAGCGTGTCAAGAGCGGGGAAGGGGATTCAGCGGGCTCTTAA